The DNA segment GCTCCGCGGACGCCCGCCTTCAGGCCCTGACCATCGGTGACGTCCGGGGCCAGGAAGCTTTCTGGATCGATACCCAGCAGCACGCCGCTGAGCTGGGTGCCGTCCGTTCCGTCACTGAAGCTCGCGAAGCTCTGGGCCAGGGGTGTGGCGGCGCTTCCGCCAATCGCGGTGACGGCCTTGACGTCGTCGGGACTGAGGAACGAGCGGCTAAACACGCCCGCGGCGTCGCGGGTGGTGACGAAGTGACGGGCTGGGGTGGCGATCAGCAGAGCGGCGTTGTCCTGGGCCAGCCCACGGGTCAGGCCGGTGAGCATAAAGACCATGAAGGCGATCAGGGCGACGATGCCGCCGATCAGGACGGAGCGGAAGCGGTAGTGCTGGAGTTCGCGGAAGGCGAGAAACATGGCGGAATCCTTTCGATGAGAGAGGGCGACCCAAGGTCTGGTTTGATTAGTCCATTTTGACTAATCTCGTCTTGACTTTAGATGGCCTTGCGGGAATAGTCAAGGCTGGACTAACCTGACGTATGTCCAGCGATCCAAACACCCTGCTGCTGCTCGGCCTGCTCAAAAGCGAGCGTCAGCACGGCTACCAGCTCAACGATTTCATTGAGAAAAACCTCTCCCGCTTCAGCACCCTCAAAAAAGCCACCGCCTACGCCGCTCTCGAGCGGCTGGAGAAAAAGGGGCTGATCGAAGCCACCACTGAGCAGGAAGGTCACCGTCCAGCCCGGCGCGTCTACGGCCTGACACCCAGCGGCGAGGCGCATTTCTTTGAATTGCTGCGTGAACACCTCGCGCGGCCTGAACCGGTGGCCTTTTACGGTGACCTGGGCATGATGTTTGTCAACCAGCTTCCGAACGCGGAGGTGATCAGCCTGCTG comes from the Deinococcus humi genome and includes:
- a CDS encoding PadR family transcriptional regulator, encoding MSSDPNTLLLLGLLKSERQHGYQLNDFIEKNLSRFSTLKKATAYAALERLEKKGLIEATTEQEGHRPARRVYGLTPSGEAHFFELLREHLARPEPVAFYGDLGMMFVNQLPNAEVISLLGERARQLDAQIAELERVPVHEGAIGQGLFGVDLAVSRQLALLRADLGWLRQTLTGLGQP